One Lachnospiraceae bacterium C1.1 genomic region harbors:
- a CDS encoding substrate-binding domain-containing protein produces MKSDKILLIAAITILLSVTGFVGWQILNMGRKEEPVKVSVIVNNSSLDRWTNFKEGLEQGGVDFGIRINIVSTSEISSMSAEKEIIEKEISNGAGALIVELYNSYNQAAYLEELSAEIPLVLVETDTSPEDVFYSVTADNYNLGQTLAKELLKDLNGRSAKVGIIAGNQEQLSMFQRLSGFRDGLKGSGVSVVWQISGYNDAGVVAEMSEYQKENHADFCVGLGNSETEKAIDYYNVFNGNFEGVIYGVGCSEKAAYYLDNGLIKKLIVPDEFDMGYQSALSIAKRVSYITEAEKHIETVYKVIDAESLYSPENEMLIFPEKP; encoded by the coding sequence ATGAAAAGCGACAAAATACTGCTTATTGCTGCTATCACGATCCTTCTTTCGGTTACCGGATTTGTCGGATGGCAGATATTGAATATGGGCAGAAAGGAGGAACCGGTAAAGGTTTCGGTAATAGTAAATAATTCGAGCCTTGACCGCTGGACTAATTTTAAGGAAGGTCTCGAACAGGGCGGAGTGGATTTCGGGATCAGAATAAATATCGTGTCCACTTCTGAAATATCTTCTATGTCTGCAGAAAAAGAGATCATAGAAAAAGAGATCTCCAATGGAGCCGGAGCCCTTATAGTAGAGCTTTACAACAGCTATAACCAGGCTGCATATCTGGAGGAACTGAGTGCAGAAATACCGCTGGTGCTTGTTGAGACAGATACTTCACCTGAGGATGTATTTTACTCGGTAACGGCCGATAATTATAATCTCGGACAGACTCTGGCAAAAGAACTCTTAAAGGACTTGAACGGGAGAAGCGCAAAAGTCGGCATAATAGCCGGGAATCAGGAGCAGCTTTCGATGTTTCAGCGGCTGAGCGGTTTTCGTGACGGGCTGAAGGGCAGCGGCGTCAGTGTAGTCTGGCAGATCTCGGGATATAATGATGCCGGAGTTGTGGCAGAGATGTCAGAGTATCAGAAGGAAAATCATGCGGATTTCTGCGTGGGACTCGGAAATTCTGAAACAGAAAAGGCAATTGATTATTACAACGTTTTTAACGGAAATTTTGAAGGTGTTATTTATGGAGTAGGCTGTTCGGAGAAGGCGGCTTATTATCTGGATAACGGACTTATAAAAAAGCTTATTGTACCGGATGAATTTGATATGGGCTATCAGAGCGCGCTTTCCATAGCAAAGAGAGTCTCATATATCACCGAGGCAGAAAAGCATATAGAGACCGTCTATAAAGTTAT
- a CDS encoding sensor histidine kinase, producing the protein MKRLRGLGKKAVVFFYRRILRPEMRTIQVTTALYFTAVAITMVFIIAMILYKQFAYKSGTMQIESTNRVLNQSLLNLEDYLRSMRRISDTVYYSVIKDKELSETSIDSDMGLLYEANKDSIISIACFNSDGELMTAIPNNKLKGNAAPKEQDWFKKAMDEVENLHFSTPHVENLYDDPSYRYYWVVSLSRAIELTRNGRPEQGMLLVDMNYSRINELLSNVNNPAIGEYIYLMDGEGRIIYHPKNRLIASGIYKENNLQAVNYIEGVTNEVFNGEERIVISKSVSYTGWKLIAVVPMSTFRLGFRGIQLYAVLMVSLGLLAIIIINQLVSYRIALPLGKLDRSVRKWEAGDLKTKIYIGGNSEVVHLGRTMATTLAQLRKLMTDIVIEQEQKRKSELDALQSQINPHFLYNTLESIVWMIEGERYKEAVYMVTELSSLFRISLSKGKTIIRIADEVKHATNYMNIQKIRYKNSFSINFDIAEDILECCTVKLVLQPLLENAIYYGVEGMDGDGEIEVRGYRKDYDVYLEVTDNGMGMPENVRDSLLSEEGRQYAHGSGVGVINVHRRIQIRFGEEYGLEIESEPDEGTTMRIHLPYALYSTDDKDKTKEGRR; encoded by the coding sequence TCTATAAACAGTTTGCCTATAAAAGCGGGACGATGCAGATAGAGTCTACTAACCGCGTGCTCAATCAGAGTTTATTGAATCTCGAGGATTACTTAAGGAGCATGAGACGGATCTCGGATACGGTATATTACAGTGTAATAAAGGATAAAGAACTGTCCGAGACCAGCATCGACTCGGATATGGGTCTTCTTTATGAGGCAAATAAGGACAGTATCATCAGCATAGCCTGTTTTAATTCGGATGGGGAACTTATGACGGCGATCCCGAATAATAAACTTAAGGGAAACGCAGCCCCCAAAGAGCAGGATTGGTTCAAAAAGGCAATGGATGAGGTTGAGAACCTTCATTTTTCCACCCCTCATGTTGAAAATCTCTATGATGATCCCTCCTATCGCTATTACTGGGTAGTTTCGCTTTCAAGGGCGATAGAGCTTACCCGGAATGGCAGACCTGAGCAGGGAATGCTTTTGGTTGACATGAATTACTCGAGGATAAATGAACTTTTATCCAATGTGAATAATCCGGCCATCGGAGAATATATCTATCTGATGGATGGAGAAGGCAGGATCATATATCATCCTAAGAACAGGCTCATTGCATCCGGAATTTATAAAGAGAATAACCTGCAGGCAGTAAATTATATTGAGGGTGTGACCAACGAGGTCTTTAACGGAGAGGAAAGGATTGTCATCAGCAAATCCGTAAGCTATACAGGATGGAAACTCATAGCGGTCGTGCCGATGAGTACCTTTAGGCTTGGATTCAGAGGAATTCAGCTCTATGCGGTTTTGATGGTTTCGCTAGGACTTCTTGCAATAATAATCATAAATCAGCTCGTATCCTACAGGATCGCCCTTCCTTTAGGGAAACTGGACAGATCAGTCAGAAAATGGGAAGCCGGAGATTTAAAGACCAAGATCTATATCGGAGGAAACTCCGAAGTTGTCCATCTGGGACGGACAATGGCGACGACGCTCGCCCAATTGAGAAAACTTATGACTGATATAGTCATAGAGCAGGAGCAGAAGCGAAAAAGCGAGCTGGATGCGCTTCAAAGCCAGATCAACCCGCATTTCCTCTATAATACTCTCGAGTCGATCGTCTGGATGATAGAGGGAGAGCGCTATAAAGAAGCGGTCTACATGGTAACGGAGCTTTCGAGCCTTTTCAGAATAAGTCTTTCCAAAGGAAAAACCATAATAAGGATCGCGGATGAGGTAAAACATGCAACAAATTATATGAATATCCAGAAGATCCGCTATAAAAATTCTTTTAGCATAAATTTTGATATAGCAGAGGATATTTTAGAGTGCTGTACGGTAAAGCTCGTATTGCAGCCACTCCTTGAAAATGCGATCTATTACGGCGTAGAAGGAATGGATGGCGACGGAGAGATAGAGGTTAGGGGATACAGAAAAGACTATGATGTCTATCTGGAAGTCACTGATAATGGCATGGGAATGCCGGAAAATGTCAGGGATTCGCTCCTTAGCGAAGAGGGCAGACAGTATGCGCACGGCTCCGGAGTAGGAGTTATAAACGTGCATCGCCGGATACAGATAAGATTTGGCGAGGAATACGGCCTTGAAATAGAGAGTGAGCCGGATGAAGGTACAACCATGAGGATCCATCTGCCCTATGCGCTTTACAGCACGGACGACAAGGATAAAACTAAGGAGGGGCGCAGATGA